The genomic segment GTTGCGGCATGCGCCCGAGGGAGGCCAGATCGAGGTGCGCCTGCGCGCAACGCCTGACAGTGTGGAGGTCAGCGTGGCCGACGACGGCCCCGGCGTGGCGCCGGCGCTGCGCACGCAGCTGTTCCAGGCGCCGGCCGCGCTGGGCGCGCGACGCGGCGAGAACGGCGGGCTGGGCCTGTTGATCGTGCAGCGCATCGTGCAGCTGCACGGTCGTCGCATCGAACTGCGTGACAGCGAACGTGGCGCACTGTTCGTGTTTGCCCTGCCGCGCGCGGAACCGGCGGGCTAGCAGGCCGTATCGCCTTCTACTACGCCGCCGGTTTCCAGCGGCAGGTGCAGGCGGATGCAGGCGCCGCCCAGGTCTGAATCGGTTACCTCGACGTGGCCGCCATGCTTGTCGGCCACTACCTGCACCAGCGCCAGGCCAAGCCCGAAGCCGGGGCTGCCCGGGTCCAGCCGCACGTAAGGCTGCAGCACCTGGCCGCGCAGTTCCGGCGCGATGCCGGGGCCGTCATCCTCCACCTGCAGGCACAGCCAGCCATCGTTCACCGTGCTGGTGATGCGGATCTGCCGGCGTGCATAGCGCAGCGCATTGCCGAGCAGGTTGCGCAGCGCCAGTTCCAGCATGTGCCGGTTGACGTTGACCAGGCCCACCGGCGACAGCACCTGCTGCACCGGCATCGGCAGGGGGGCGAACTGGGCGATCACGCCGCGCACCAGCGCCGCCAGCTGCAGGCGCTGGCGGGTCAGCTGGTGGCAGCGGCCGAGGGCAGCGTACTCGACGCCGGCGTCGGTGAGGTGCTGCAGCCGGTCGACATCGGTGCGCAGGCCGCCCAATGCATCGCGCTGGAGCTCATCCAGCGCGGTGTCCTCGAGGTCGGCCAGGCCGAAACGCATCCGCGCCAGCGGGGTACGTACCTCGTGCGCCACGGCCTGCGCCAGCACGCGCTGGCTTTCCAGCAGCTGCTGCAGCTGTTCGGCCATGTGGTTGAAGGCATTGGCCAGTGGCCGTACCAGCGCGGTACCGGCACGCGGCGCGCGCGTGTCGAGCTGGCCATCGCGCATCTGACGCGCCGCCTGGGCCAACTGCGAGACGTCGCGCCACAGGCGGTAGACCATCACGTACATCGGCAGGGCCACGGCCACCATCAGGATCAGCAGCAGGATCGCCACGCCGGACACTTCGCTGTCCTGCCATCCCTCCTCAGGCAGTGCTTCGTCCAGCGGCCCCAGCATTACCGCGTAGTCGCTGTCGCCGATCCGCTGCAGGCTGCGCATGTGCTCCAGGTCGATCTGCACACGGCCGTTGTTGAACGGCGGGCGCTGGCTGGCAGGCAGCTCCTTCACCGCCTCGGCCAGCGGCACCATGCGCAGCGCGTAGGCGAAATCGGCGTCGAGTTCGCGCGCCAGCACCGGCCACTGCTCGCGCGGGGTTTCGGCGAAGCGGTGCTGCAGCAACGCATGGGTGCCGCGCATCTCGGCCTGCAGGCCGGCTTCGGTGCGGTCTTCCAGCAGCGCGTCCCACGCCCACAGGCCAAGCACGATCAGCAGAAGGTGGGCGACCAGGAAGCCGATGCCATAGCGCAGGAAGTGGAAGGCGTGGCCGCGCATCGCCGAGGGCGTGCGCTTCATCCCCATGCCGAGCGGCTGAACAGGTAGCCGCGTCCGCGGACGGTCTTGATCCGTTCCGGTTGTTCCGGGTTGTCGCCCAGCTTGCGGCGCAGGCGCGAGATGCGGGCATCAATCGAGCGGTCCAGGCCATCGAAGGCGATCCCGCGCAGGCCGCGCAGCAGGGCGTCGCGGTCGAGGATCTGGCCGGCGTTGCTGGCCAGCAGGAACAGCAGGTCGAACTCGGCGGTGGTCAGTTCCAGCAGGGCACCCTGCAGGTGCACATTGCGCGTGGACGGGTCGATGCTCAGCTCGCCGAAGCGCAGGCTGCCGTCGCGCGGCTCGACCCGGCGGTGGCGGCGCAGGTGGGCGCGCAGGCGGGCCAGCAGCACCCGCGGTTCGATCGGCTTGCCGATGTAGTCGTCGGCGCCCAGTTCCAGCCCCAGGACCTGGTCGATGTTGTCGGTTCGGGCGGTCAGCACGCAGATGATGCCGTCATAGTGGGGCCGTATCTGCCGACACACTTCGAAACCATCCTGGTCGGGCAGGCCGACATCGAGCAGGACCAGGGCCGGCTTTTCGGCCAGGATCCGGGCCACGGCGCGCTCGCCGCTGCGCTCGTGGGCGACCTGGTAACCATGCCGCTGCAGATAGTCACTGACCATCGTTCCCAGGCGGGCATCGTCTTCGACCAGTACGATATCCAGCATTTTCAAGGCCTCCGTGGACGCAAACGTACCGCCACGGCACGAGCGCGGCGATGCTATCCCAGCCATAGGGCCGCCCGGGTCCAGGGGGCGGGCGCCATTCAGCCGGGGTTGCTGGCGCACGGGCCGGGTCTCAGCCCCGGCAACCACTTGGCGCCAAGCATAGCCGGTTGCCGTTACAAAACGTTACCTTCGTCACACGTCTGGTGACGATCGCTGACAGCAATGCGACTGACGCGGGGCGGGCGCGGGCCGAGCATGGAGTCTCCTCCGTTCCGCGTGCCGTTCCCATGTCGCCCGCCAACCTCTGCCTGCCGTGCCTGTCCCGCCGCCACTGCGGAGGTGCCCGATGAGCGGCGTGGTCGGGGCCTGGTTGCCGCCCGCCGAAGACGAGCACCTGCTGCAGCAGCTGGCGCCGATGCTGCGCGCGTTGCAGCAGCGCGGGCGGGGGCGCATCGGCTACTGGACCGATGCCGAGGCCGGCCTGGCACTGGGCCATTGCCGGGCGCCGACCGATACGCCCCTGCAACCGCTGAGCTCGGACTGCGGCCGCTACGTGCTGTGCCTGGACGGACGCCTGTACAACCGCGCCGACCTGCAGGCGCAGCTGCGCGATCTGCCGCGCAACTGCAGCGACGCGCGGCTGCTGTTGCAGGCGATCGTCGAGTGGGGCGTGGAGCGGGCGCTGTCGCGCATCGAGGGCGCCTTTGGTTTCAGCGTATGGGACCGCGAGTCGCGCGCGCTGTGGCTGGCCCGCGACCCGGTGGGCGAGCGGCCGCTGTACTACGGCTGGCACCAGGGCAGGTTCCTGTTCGCGTCGGAACTGAAGGCGCTGCAGGCCTTTGAGGGTTTCTCGCCAAGCATCGACCAGGATGCCCTGAGCCTGCTGCTGCGCCATGACTACGTGCCGGCGCCGCACACCATCTACCGTGGCATCCACAAGCTGGTGGCCGGCGCGATGTTGCGCATCGACATGAATGACCATGCTGCGGGGCACTCCAGCATGGCCGCGCAGGGCGGTTCGCGTTACTGGTGTGCACGCGATGCGATGCACAGCGCGCTGCAGGAACCCCTGCAGCCGGCGCCGAGCCTGGAGCAGGCCACCGACCAGCTGGAGGCGGTACTGCAGAAGGCCATCGCTGCACGCATGCACTCGCCGCTGGCCTGCGGCGCGTTCCTGTCCGGCGGCACCGACTCCTCGCTGGTGACGGCGATGATGCAGGCGCAGTCGACCCTGCCGATCGAAGCGTGGACGGTCGGCTTCGACGATCCGGGCCACGACGAGAGCGATTGGGCTTCGCAGGTGGCGCGCCACCTGGGCGTGCAGCACCACCTGCACCGGATGGACGCGCGCCAGGGCCTGGACCTGCTGCAGCGGCTGCCGCAGGTCTGGTGCGAGCCGTTCGCCGACGCCTCGCAGCTGCCGACACTGCTGGCCAGTGAACTGCTGGGTGCGCGCAAGCCGGTGGCATTGACCGGTGACGGTGGCGACGAACTGTTCTTCGGACATCCCAGTTATGGCCGCGCGCTGCGCAATGCGCGCCTGTGTGGTGGCCTGCCGGACTGGGTACGTGACCTGGCGCGGCGCAGCGGCAACCGCATGAACGTCGAGCGTGGCCGCCTCGGTGGCTGGCGCGCACTGGTGGCCGAGGTCGCCGCCAACGATGTGGAAGGTCATTACCTGCAGCGCGTGACCCGCTGGCGGCAGCCGGCGCAGGTGGTGCTGGGCGCGCGCGAACCGGTGACGATCTTCCAGCAGCAGGACACGGCGCTGCCGGCCGAGGCGCGCATCCAGCTGCTCGATTTCCGCATGGATCTGGCCGAAGGCATTCTCGCCAAGGTCGATCGCGCGGGCATGGCGGCGGGCGTTGAAACCCGTGCGCCGCTGCTGGACATGGAGGTGGTGCGCCTGGCCTGGCGCCTGCCGCAGCATCTGAAGTACCACGATGGCGAGCACAAGCTGATTTTGAAGCACCTGCTGGCGCGCTACCTGCCCGAGCCGCTGGTGTACCGCCCCAAGCGCGGCTTCGGCCCGCCGATGGCGCGCTGGCTGGCGGGTCCGCTGCGCGATTGGGCCGAGGCGCTGCTGGATCCGCAGCTGCTGCGCAACCAGGGCTGCTTCGATGCGGTGCGCGTGCGCGGCATCTGGGAGGCGTTCCTGCGCGGCGAGCGCAAGTGGCACACGCACTTGTGGAACGTGCTGATGTTCCAGGCGTGGCACCAGCATTGGCACGGTGGTCGCGGGCGCTGAGGTTCCTTCGCGGATTGTTCTGCGCGGCGCAGGGCGGAGGCCCTTGCGTACGAATGTCCTCCGGCGCCGGCCGTTGGCCGTCACCTCCCCCTTTACTTCGTACGCAAGGGCCTCCGCCCTGCGTTCGGAGTTCGTCGGCGCCTCCTTGAAAGGCTGCTGCGAGTACTGCGCTTTACCTGCCGCAAGCTAAGCTTCGTCGGGGCCCATCCGTTCGCGGCAATTGTGGACGAAGACGCGCGTGCGGCGGATTGTTCTGCGCGGCGCAGGGCGGAGGCCCTTGCGTACGAATGTCCTCCGGCGCCGGCCGTTGGCCGTCACCTCCCCCTTTACTTCGTACGCAAGGGCCTCCGCCCTGCGTTCGGAGTTCGTCGGCGCCTCATTGAAAGGCTGCCGCGAGCACTGCGCTTTACCTGCCGCAAGCCGAGCCTCGTCGGGGTGGGCAGGGGTCTGGGCAAAGTAAAGGAGGAGGTGACGGCCAACGGCCGGCGCCGGGGGACATTTGCCCAGGTCCCTGCCCACCCCGGCGGGGCCCTTCAGCTCGCAGAGAGTCCAGACGAAGAAGTGCCTCGGAATCCAAACGTCAGGCAAAAAAAGACCCGGCAGAGGGAGGGATCTGCCGGGTCCGGATTGCATGGGGGGAGGGACCCATGCAATGAGCGTTGCGTCGCGTCAGTGGCTGTTCGCGTCCGCGCTTGATTCGTTGTAGCCCTGCACCAGTTCGGACCAGGCCTTGCCGGCCTGCAGGCCGAGGCCGACCACGTCCTGCTGGGCCTGGCCCAGCCGCTGCAGGTTGTCCTGCCACAGCTGCGTGCCCTTGCTGAGCACCCCGGCCGCATCGTCGCTGCGGGCCAGTTCACCCAGCCAGCCACCGGTCGCGGTCAGGTTCCGCTCCAGCGCCTTCAGCTGCACGCCGAACATGCTTTCGGCGTTCTCCAACGCCAACCGGTTCGCACGCGTTGCCGCGGCAGCAAGCTGGCGGGTGGCATCACTGAAGCGATCGCTGAAGGCGGCGGCCATGGGCATCAGAGTGTGACTTGATGCAATGCAGCATACGCCGTTGATGCCGCATTGCAACAAAAATAACGAAGGCGCCCATGGCGCCTTCAGAAAACCTTTCAGATCAATGATTTGATCAGATGGCCGGGCCGCGGTAGCGGCAGCCGGAGGTACAGGTCTCGTGCACGGTGATCTCGCTCAGCGCCGGCAGGCTGGGCTTGAGCTCGTTCCAGATCCACACCGCCAGGTTCTCGCTGGTCGGGTTCTCCAGGCCGGGGATGTCGTTGAGGTAGTGATGGTCCAGGCGCTCGTAGATCGGCTGGAATGCCGCCTTCACGTCACCGAAATCCATGATCCAGCCCGTCTGCGCGCCGGGCTCGCCCTCGACCTTCAGTTCCACCCGGAACGAGTGGCCGTGCAGGCGCGCGCACTTGTGCCCCGGCGGCACGTTGGGGAGGCGGTGCGCCGCCTCGAGCATGAAGACTTTGAAGATTTCCATGGCGGCGATTGTACGCCGCGGCTGTCGCCTCTGGCCGGGTGGATGTTGGTTGCTCGTGAAGAAACTCTTTTCATCCGGATGAAGAGATGATAGTTTCTCTTATATCCGTATGAAGAGATGTTATTGGCCGGACCCCGGCCAGGCATGGACTACTGCGGAACTTCGTCGTCCTTACCACCTCCCCCACATCGTCATGCCCAAGCACACCCTGCTCGTGGCGGCCCTGGCCGTCGCTCTGGCCGCGCCTTTGTCCGCCGCCGCCGAATCCTCCGCCGATGCCAGTGGCGAAGCCAGCACGCTGGCCGCCGTGCGCGTCACCGGTTCCAACATCAAGCGCACCGATACCGAAGCCTCCAACCCGGTGCAGGTGATCGGTCGCCAGCAGCTGGAACAGACCGGCAAGGCCACCGTGGCCGATGTGCTGCGCTCGATCTCGGCCAATACCGGCAACGCCAGCAACGAAACCACCAACAACGGCTGGGCCTCCGGCTCGGCTGGCATCGGCCTGCGTGGCCTGTCGCAGAAGAACACGCTGGTGCTGCTCAACGGCCGCCGCCTGGCCAACTACGGCTTCCCGGCCGGCGGCCTGTCCGACACCTTCGTCGACCTCAACGCGCTGCCGCTGGTCGCAGTGGAGCGCATCGAAGTGCTCAAGGACGGCGCCTCGGCCGTCTACGGCTCCGATGCGGTGGCTGGCGTGGTCAACATCATCACCCGGCAGAACTTCGAAGGCGCCGAGATCGGTGGCAGCTTCGGCGGCGCCGACCAGGGCGGCCTGCACGAGCAGAACCTGAAGTTCGTCGGCGGCCTCGGTGATCTCGACACCGATGGCTACAACATCCTGTTCAGCCTGCAGGGCTACAACCGCGAGCGCCTGGACCAGGACGAACGCAACCTGACCAGGAGCGGCATCTACACCGACAAGCCGGGCGGCCGCTGGAACGGCTGGTCGGCCAAGGGCGCGCGCTACCTGGTGAACGGAGTGTCGGTGCCGATGCTCGATGCCAACGGCAACTGCCCGACCGGCACCACCCGCGTTGCCAGCGCGCCGATCGACGGCCTGGCCGGCGATACCTGCGGTTTCAACCAGGCGCCGTTTACCACCCTGATTCCGTCGACCAAGCGCTACCAGGCCTACGCCAACGGTACCTTCCGCCTGAACGACAACGTCGAAGCCTTCGGCGAAGTGCTGTACAGCCAGATCAAGAGCACCGCGTGGTTCGGCAGCAGCCCGTTCTTCACTCTGGAAAGCGGGCGCTTCGCACTGAACGCGGACAGTGGCCTGGCCGAGCCGGTGTCGTCGCTGCTGCCGGCCAACAATCCGTACAACCCGTACGGCCGCGCGATCCCGATCGAGTACACCTTCTTCGACCTTGGCGGCACCCTCAAGACCAACCGTTCCACCGCCTATCGCGGCGTGTTCGGCCTGCGTGGCACCACCGCGAAGTGGGACTGGGAAGTGGCCGCGTTCGGGGCGCGCAGCAGCGAGCGCGAGAGCGTGTCCGGTGGCTTCGCCAACCGCTGGGCGCTGGCCGATGCACTGGCCACCGGCAGCTACAACCTGCTCAACCCGGCAGCCACGCCGCAGTCGGTGCGTGATGCGATCAACATCGCCACCCTGCGTCCGGCCGAGTCCAAGCTGCAGGGCATCGACGCGAAGATTTCCGGCAGCCTGGGCCACACCTGGGCCGGTGAGATCGGCTTCGCCGCCGGTGCCGAGTGGCGGCGCGAGAAGCTGGACTCCAACAATCCATGGCAGATCGATGCCGGCCTGCAGGTGCGCCCGGCCATCGCCGAAGTGCATGGCCAGCGCCAGGTCAGTGCCGCCTACGCCGAAGTGAACGTGCCGCTGGCCTCGACGCTGGAGTTGTCGGCGGCCGCACGTGCCGACCACTACGATGACTTCGGCAATGCGTTCTCGCCGAAGCTCGGCCTGCGCTGGCAGCCGCTGGACGTCCTGCTGGTGCGTGCCTCAGCCTCGAAGGGCTTCCGCGCGCCGTCGCTGTCGGAGAACTCCAACAGCACCAGCATCGCCTACGGCAGCGTGGTGGATCCGCGTGACCCGGACGTGCCCGGTTCGCGCCAGAACCCGACCTTCTTCACCGTCGGCAACAATGCACTGAAGCCGGAGCGTACCAAGAGCGTGAACTTCGGCGTGGTGCTGTCGCCGTGGGCCAACACCAACCTGAGCGTGGACTACTACCGCATCCAGCTGGACAACCTGGTCGGCACCAACAACACCCAGACCCTGGTCAACGACAACGTGGCCGGTGCCGTGCAGCGCGACGAGCGCGGCAAGCTGCAGGCGGTCTACAACCGCTACCAGAACCTGAGCGAGCTGAAGACCTCGGGCATCGATGTCGAGCTGCGCCAGCGCATCCCGACCGCAGCGCTGGGTGACTTCACCGTGTCTTCGGCCTACACCCACGTGCGTGACTACCGTCGCCCGACCGTGGTCGGCGGCCCGCTGGTCGACTACGCCGGTAGCAACCTCGGCGCGACCCTGCCCAAGGACAAGGCCACCACCACGCTGGACTGGAAGCATGGCGACTTCAACGCGGCGGTGACCTGGTACTACACCAGCAGCTACCGCCAGGAAGCCAGCACCGCGGCCAAGGCCGTGCAGCAGCGTGTCGGCAGCTACAGCCAGTACGACCTGTACCTGGCCTACACCGGCGTCGACAAGCTCACCGTGTACGCCAAGGTGCAGAACCTGGCCGACAAGACGCCGCCGTACGACGCCTCGTTCCCGGGCATCCGCGCGCCGTACGACTTCAGCCAGTACGACCTGCGCGGCCGCTACTTCACGCTGGGCTTCGACTACCGCTTCTGATCCACCCACCGCGGCCGGCTACCCAAGGGAGCCGGCCGCGCGACTACCTGCCGTTGTGTTCCAGGGGAGCCACCGTGTCCTTGCATCGCCGTGCCGTTCTTCCGTTGCTGATCGCCGCAGTCACTGCACTGTCCTCGCCGCAGCCGGCGCAGGCACAGAGCGCGTACTTCTTCCCGCAGGCCACCGAAGCGGCCGCATTCGATACGTCCATTCCCACACCGGAACAGTTCCTCGGCTATCCGGTCGGCAGCCGTTACACCCGGCATGACCAGCTGGTGGCCTACTTCCAGGAACTGGCGAAACGCTCGGACAAGATCAGCGTGCGCGAGATCGGCCGCAGCTACGAGGGACGCCCGCTGTTGATCGCCACGGTCACTGCGGCGGGCAACCAGGCGCGACTGGAACAGATCCGCCAGCAGCACGCGACCCTGGTCGATCCGGCGCAGCCGC from the Stenotrophomonas maltophilia genome contains:
- a CDS encoding phasin family protein — its product is MAAAFSDRFSDATRQLAAAATRANRLALENAESMFGVQLKALERNLTATGGWLGELARSDDAAGVLSKGTQLWQDNLQRLGQAQQDVVGLGLQAGKAWSELVQGYNESSADANSH
- the queD gene encoding 6-carboxytetrahydropterin synthase QueD; amino-acid sequence: MEIFKVFMLEAAHRLPNVPPGHKCARLHGHSFRVELKVEGEPGAQTGWIMDFGDVKAAFQPIYERLDHHYLNDIPGLENPTSENLAVWIWNELKPSLPALSEITVHETCTSGCRYRGPAI
- a CDS encoding ATP-binding protein, with the protein product MKRTPSAMRGHAFHFLRYGIGFLVAHLLLIVLGLWAWDALLEDRTEAGLQAEMRGTHALLQHRFAETPREQWPVLARELDADFAYALRMVPLAEAVKELPASQRPPFNNGRVQIDLEHMRSLQRIGDSDYAVMLGPLDEALPEEGWQDSEVSGVAILLLILMVAVALPMYVMVYRLWRDVSQLAQAARQMRDGQLDTRAPRAGTALVRPLANAFNHMAEQLQQLLESQRVLAQAVAHEVRTPLARMRFGLADLEDTALDELQRDALGGLRTDVDRLQHLTDAGVEYAALGRCHQLTRQRLQLAALVRGVIAQFAPLPMPVQQVLSPVGLVNVNRHMLELALRNLLGNALRYARRQIRITSTVNDGWLCLQVEDDGPGIAPELRGQVLQPYVRLDPGSPGFGLGLALVQVVADKHGGHVEVTDSDLGGACIRLHLPLETGGVVEGDTAC
- a CDS encoding winged helix-turn-helix domain-containing protein, whose product is MLDIVLVEDDARLGTMVSDYLQRHGYQVAHERSGERAVARILAEKPALVLLDVGLPDQDGFEVCRQIRPHYDGIICVLTARTDNIDQVLGLELGADDYIGKPIEPRVLLARLRAHLRRHRRVEPRDGSLRFGELSIDPSTRNVHLQGALLELTTAEFDLLFLLASNAGQILDRDALLRGLRGIAFDGLDRSIDARISRLRRKLGDNPEQPERIKTVRGRGYLFSRSAWG
- a CDS encoding TonB-dependent receptor, producing the protein MPKHTLLVAALAVALAAPLSAAAESSADASGEASTLAAVRVTGSNIKRTDTEASNPVQVIGRQQLEQTGKATVADVLRSISANTGNASNETTNNGWASGSAGIGLRGLSQKNTLVLLNGRRLANYGFPAGGLSDTFVDLNALPLVAVERIEVLKDGASAVYGSDAVAGVVNIITRQNFEGAEIGGSFGGADQGGLHEQNLKFVGGLGDLDTDGYNILFSLQGYNRERLDQDERNLTRSGIYTDKPGGRWNGWSAKGARYLVNGVSVPMLDANGNCPTGTTRVASAPIDGLAGDTCGFNQAPFTTLIPSTKRYQAYANGTFRLNDNVEAFGEVLYSQIKSTAWFGSSPFFTLESGRFALNADSGLAEPVSSLLPANNPYNPYGRAIPIEYTFFDLGGTLKTNRSTAYRGVFGLRGTTAKWDWEVAAFGARSSERESVSGGFANRWALADALATGSYNLLNPAATPQSVRDAINIATLRPAESKLQGIDAKISGSLGHTWAGEIGFAAGAEWRREKLDSNNPWQIDAGLQVRPAIAEVHGQRQVSAAYAEVNVPLASTLELSAAARADHYDDFGNAFSPKLGLRWQPLDVLLVRASASKGFRAPSLSENSNSTSIAYGSVVDPRDPDVPGSRQNPTFFTVGNNALKPERTKSVNFGVVLSPWANTNLSVDYYRIQLDNLVGTNNTQTLVNDNVAGAVQRDERGKLQAVYNRYQNLSELKTSGIDVELRQRIPTAALGDFTVSSAYTHVRDYRRPTVVGGPLVDYAGSNLGATLPKDKATTTLDWKHGDFNAAVTWYYTSSYRQEASTAAKAVQQRVGSYSQYDLYLAYTGVDKLTVYAKVQNLADKTPPYDASFPGIRAPYDFSQYDLRGRYFTLGFDYRF
- the asnB gene encoding asparagine synthase (glutamine-hydrolyzing) codes for the protein MSGVVGAWLPPAEDEHLLQQLAPMLRALQQRGRGRIGYWTDAEAGLALGHCRAPTDTPLQPLSSDCGRYVLCLDGRLYNRADLQAQLRDLPRNCSDARLLLQAIVEWGVERALSRIEGAFGFSVWDRESRALWLARDPVGERPLYYGWHQGRFLFASELKALQAFEGFSPSIDQDALSLLLRHDYVPAPHTIYRGIHKLVAGAMLRIDMNDHAAGHSSMAAQGGSRYWCARDAMHSALQEPLQPAPSLEQATDQLEAVLQKAIAARMHSPLACGAFLSGGTDSSLVTAMMQAQSTLPIEAWTVGFDDPGHDESDWASQVARHLGVQHHLHRMDARQGLDLLQRLPQVWCEPFADASQLPTLLASELLGARKPVALTGDGGDELFFGHPSYGRALRNARLCGGLPDWVRDLARRSGNRMNVERGRLGGWRALVAEVAANDVEGHYLQRVTRWRQPAQVVLGAREPVTIFQQQDTALPAEARIQLLDFRMDLAEGILAKVDRAGMAAGVETRAPLLDMEVVRLAWRLPQHLKYHDGEHKLILKHLLARYLPEPLVYRPKRGFGPPMARWLAGPLRDWAEALLDPQLLRNQGCFDAVRVRGIWEAFLRGERKWHTHLWNVLMFQAWHQHWHGGRGR